The following are encoded together in the Oncorhynchus gorbuscha isolate QuinsamMale2020 ecotype Even-year linkage group LG03, OgorEven_v1.0, whole genome shotgun sequence genome:
- the slc66a1 gene encoding lysosomal amino acid transporter 1 homolog isoform X1: MSLNMGSADGVLKPGSFGWNTDGNFSSVCPNGSVWVWEGLGECAQDARDMASVILGLLSIVCFMVSSLPQYYSSCKSGNMDSALSIWFLLLWLGGDSCNLVGSFLADQLPLQIYTAVYYVLADLLMLGLYFYYASKHRMNNNRSVLNVVGAIYILGFFASLVALPGSGSQQDVVLSGFKGRALLSTTVDNVKAFSTKEIIGFTIGSISSVLYLCSRLPQMYTNYLRKSTEGVSYFLFALVILGNTTYGLSVLLKNPEQGQGEGSYVIHHLPWLIGSLGTLSLDILISVQFLIYRNNAPLELESQHDERATLLDK, from the exons ATGAGCCTGAATATGGGGTCAGCTGATGGTGTCCTCAAGCCGGGGTCTTTtggatggaacactgatggaaacTTCAGCTCTGTATGCCCCAATGGATCGGTATGGGTTTGGGAAGGGCTGGGGGAATGTGCCCAGGATGCCAGGGACATGGCCAGTGTCATCCTGGGTCTGCTGTCTATAGTGTGCTTCATGGTTTCTTCTCTGCC GCAATACTACAGCTCTTGTAAGAGTGGGAATATGGACAGCGCCTTGTCCATTTGGTTTCTGTTGCTGTGGCTGGGGGGTGACTCCTGCAATCTTGTAGGCTCATTCTTAGCTGACCAACTGCCACTACAG ATATACACAGCAGTGTATTATGTACTGGCTGACTTATTGATGCTGGGATTGTACTTTTACTACGCATCTAAGCACAGGATGAATAACA ACAGGTCGGTTCTAAATGTAGTTGGTGCAATCTATATACTGGGCTTCTTTGCCAGCCTCGTTGCCTTACCTGGGTCAGGGTCCCAACAGGATGTGGTCCTCTCTGGGTTTAAGGGGCGGGCCTTGCTGTCAACCACTGTGGACAATGTTAAG GCTTTCAGCACCAAGGAGATTATTGGGTTTACCATTGGCTCCATATCCTCAGTGCTCTACCTCTGTTCCAGACTGCCACAAATGTACACTAAT TACTTAAGGAAGTCGACGGAGGGTGTGTCCTACTTCCTGTTTGCCCTGGTCATCCTGGGTAACACTACGTACGGCCTGAGTGTGCTGCTGAAGAACCCTGAGCAAGGCCAGGGAGAGGGAAGCTACGTCATCCACCACCTGCCCTGGCTCATAGGAAGCCTGGGCACCCTCTCTCTAGACATCCTG ATCTCCGTACAGTTCCTGATATACCGCAATAATGCCCCTCTGGAGTTGGAATCGCAGCATGATGAGAGAGCTACTCTGCTGGACAAATGA
- the slc66a1 gene encoding lysosomal amino acid transporter 1 homolog isoform X2, whose protein sequence is MVSSSRGLLDGTLMETSALYAPMDRQYYSSCKSGNMDSALSIWFLLLWLGGDSCNLVGSFLADQLPLQIYTAVYYVLADLLMLGLYFYYASKHRMNNNRSVLNVVGAIYILGFFASLVALPGSGSQQDVVLSGFKGRALLSTTVDNVKAFSTKEIIGFTIGSISSVLYLCSRLPQMYTNYLRKSTEGVSYFLFALVILGNTTYGLSVLLKNPEQGQGEGSYVIHHLPWLIGSLGTLSLDILISVQFLIYRNNAPLELESQHDERATLLDK, encoded by the exons ATGGTGTCCTCAAGCCGGGGTCTTTtggatggaacactgatggaaacTTCAGCTCTGTATGCCCCAATGGATCG GCAATACTACAGCTCTTGTAAGAGTGGGAATATGGACAGCGCCTTGTCCATTTGGTTTCTGTTGCTGTGGCTGGGGGGTGACTCCTGCAATCTTGTAGGCTCATTCTTAGCTGACCAACTGCCACTACAG ATATACACAGCAGTGTATTATGTACTGGCTGACTTATTGATGCTGGGATTGTACTTTTACTACGCATCTAAGCACAGGATGAATAACA ACAGGTCGGTTCTAAATGTAGTTGGTGCAATCTATATACTGGGCTTCTTTGCCAGCCTCGTTGCCTTACCTGGGTCAGGGTCCCAACAGGATGTGGTCCTCTCTGGGTTTAAGGGGCGGGCCTTGCTGTCAACCACTGTGGACAATGTTAAG GCTTTCAGCACCAAGGAGATTATTGGGTTTACCATTGGCTCCATATCCTCAGTGCTCTACCTCTGTTCCAGACTGCCACAAATGTACACTAAT TACTTAAGGAAGTCGACGGAGGGTGTGTCCTACTTCCTGTTTGCCCTGGTCATCCTGGGTAACACTACGTACGGCCTGAGTGTGCTGCTGAAGAACCCTGAGCAAGGCCAGGGAGAGGGAAGCTACGTCATCCACCACCTGCCCTGGCTCATAGGAAGCCTGGGCACCCTCTCTCTAGACATCCTG ATCTCCGTACAGTTCCTGATATACCGCAATAATGCCCCTCTGGAGTTGGAATCGCAGCATGATGAGAGAGCTACTCTGCTGGACAAATGA